The following are encoded in a window of Streptomyces griseiscabiei genomic DNA:
- a CDS encoding primary-amine oxidase: MTATAHPLAPLTGDEIDRIRSVVDRAGLLRDTSRFVYVGLEEPDKDDVLAFPAGDCPDRRARVLLHDVAGALGQDVVVSLTGQDVVAVRSLDPLTDGQLPVLEEEIAAVEELLTQDSQWLAALKSRGLDVARVRVAPLSAGVYADEYPDEAGRRILRGLAFVQEHDRDHAWAHPVDGLVAYVDMISRTVHRIVDLGPVPLPVASSGNFDDPAVTGPARTTQRPIEITQPEGPSFALDGNLLTWENWSVRIGFDAREGLVLHQLAFHDRDKGRERPIVHRASIAEMVVPYADPSPVRSWQNYFDTGEYLLGRSANALELGCDCLGDITYLDAVIADESGRPRTMPNAICLHEEDHGILWKHSDLWTGSHETRRQRRMVLSFFTTIGNYDYGFYWYLYLDGTIEFEAKATGVVFTSAYPGDAYPYSAEIAPGLGAPYHQHLFCARLDMAVDGTANRVEEVDVVRVPMGPGNPRGNAFTYRHTPLTRESEARRPADMTVDRVWHITNPGSLNSLGKPVGYGLHPEGKPTLLADPDSSVAARAAFATQHLWVTAYDPAERYPAGDFVNQHPGGAGLPAYTAADRDIDGRSLVVWHTFGLTHAPRPEDWPIMPVDHTGFKLRPAGFFDRNPTLDVPANPSAAHGCCAGGGHE, translated from the coding sequence ATGACCGCCACAGCCCACCCGCTCGCCCCCCTGACCGGCGACGAGATCGACCGCATCCGCTCGGTGGTGGACCGGGCCGGTCTGCTGCGGGACACCTCACGGTTCGTCTACGTCGGTCTCGAAGAACCCGACAAGGACGATGTGCTCGCGTTCCCGGCGGGGGACTGTCCCGACCGCCGGGCCCGGGTGCTCCTGCACGACGTCGCGGGCGCCCTCGGCCAGGACGTCGTCGTCTCCCTCACCGGCCAGGACGTGGTCGCCGTACGGAGTCTGGACCCCCTCACGGACGGCCAACTCCCCGTCCTGGAGGAGGAGATCGCCGCGGTCGAGGAACTGCTCACCCAGGACTCGCAGTGGCTCGCCGCCCTGAAGAGCCGGGGCCTCGACGTGGCCCGTGTCCGCGTCGCCCCGCTGTCCGCCGGCGTCTACGCCGACGAGTACCCCGACGAGGCCGGCCGCCGCATCCTGCGCGGCCTGGCCTTCGTCCAGGAACACGACCGCGACCACGCCTGGGCCCACCCCGTGGACGGTCTGGTCGCCTACGTCGACATGATCAGCCGTACGGTCCACCGGATCGTCGACCTCGGCCCGGTCCCGCTGCCCGTCGCGTCGTCGGGAAACTTCGACGACCCCGCGGTCACAGGCCCCGCCCGCACCACCCAGCGGCCGATCGAGATCACCCAGCCCGAGGGCCCCAGCTTCGCCCTCGACGGCAATCTCCTCACCTGGGAGAACTGGTCGGTGCGCATCGGCTTCGACGCCCGCGAGGGCCTTGTCCTGCACCAACTGGCCTTCCACGACCGGGACAAGGGCCGCGAACGCCCGATCGTCCACCGCGCCTCGATCGCCGAGATGGTCGTGCCCTACGCCGACCCGTCCCCGGTCCGCTCCTGGCAGAACTACTTCGACACCGGCGAGTACCTGCTCGGCCGCTCGGCCAACGCCCTGGAACTGGGCTGCGACTGTCTCGGCGACATCACCTACCTCGACGCGGTCATCGCCGACGAGTCGGGCCGCCCGCGGACCATGCCCAACGCCATCTGCCTGCACGAGGAGGACCACGGCATCCTCTGGAAGCACAGCGACCTGTGGACGGGGTCCCACGAGACCCGCCGCCAACGCCGCATGGTGCTCTCCTTCTTCACCACCATCGGCAACTACGACTACGGCTTCTACTGGTACCTCTACCTCGACGGCACCATCGAGTTCGAGGCCAAGGCCACCGGCGTCGTCTTCACCTCCGCGTACCCGGGCGACGCGTACCCGTACTCCGCCGAGATCGCTCCCGGCCTCGGCGCCCCCTACCACCAGCACCTGTTCTGCGCCCGCCTCGACATGGCGGTCGACGGTACGGCCAACCGGGTCGAGGAGGTCGACGTCGTACGCGTCCCGATGGGCCCCGGCAACCCGCGCGGCAACGCCTTCACCTACCGGCACACACCGCTGACCCGGGAGAGCGAGGCGCGGCGCCCCGCCGACATGACGGTCGACCGGGTCTGGCACATCACCAACCCCGGCTCGCTCAACTCGCTGGGCAAACCCGTCGGTTACGGGCTCCACCCGGAGGGCAAACCGACCCTGCTCGCCGACCCGGACTCCTCCGTCGCCGCCCGCGCCGCGTTCGCCACTCAGCACCTGTGGGTCACCGCCTACGACCCCGCCGAGCGCTATCCGGCGGGCGACTTCGTCAACCAGCACCCCGGCGGCGCCGGACTTCCCGCCTACACGGCGGCAGACCGGGACATCGACGGCCGGTCCCTGGTCGTCTGGCACACCTTCGGCCTCACCCACGCGCCCAGGCCGGAGGACTGGCCGATCATGCCGGTCGACCACACCGGTTTCAAGCTGCGGCCGGCCGGCTTCTTCGACCGCAATCCCACGCTCGACGTTCCCGCGAACCCCTCCGCCGCGCACGGCTGCTGCGCCGGCGGCGGCCATGAGTGA